The genomic stretch AAACTGTGAAAAGAACGTTGTTAACCCTAAAACACTGTCACTGGATGATTTTCACCAGAGTTAAATTGTTTGcatgatttttaatgtattgcatttttctgagtgtcattgGCACCTgcaagtctcacatgtcccaggaaagGGAAGACAAAAGGCCAAGTCACCAGTAccatttttggggggaatttttttgctctcaaactcttaatttttcagtaattttctagcatgtttttaggattttcctatgtttttattttcccttttcttaCATATGCaacagttaaaaatgaaataaaactaatctaatttatcaagtgttgtcatattttgatacattttttatgacaaatactttttttgtattgtataatggctaaaaattaaaagtgatggtgcaactttttaaagaaaatgaatgtttcCAGTGAAACATAGGCAGGTAAGAACTTGTTTAGGATGTCACTCACTGATAAAGCCAGTTCAGAAACCCGTATTTTGTAACTTTACCCAACATCTTATCTGCCACAGTAATATTGCTTCAAAactcacttcaatgaaaattgtgtttttggtgttttcaacattttcttgtaaCACTTCTGTCATGATGGAAACTAtgactaaaaaaatgcatttctaagtCAGTGTTTATTCAAGTTATAGTGAATCAGATGCAGGCaatgcaatttaaaacaaaacacatgattaaaaattaaacatggttttaaaaaagccagAGTTAGCNNNNNNNNNNNNNNNNNNNNNNNNNNNNNNNNNNNNNNNNNNNNTGTTCCATTCCAATGagtccacttgtagacaaagaCACATAAACATCTTCATCTTTCTCAAGATTATAAAGGGATGATGAGAAATTAGCACAGGCTTACTCTTCACCCACAGTCCCACCCATAACTTGGaggtaaatttctgatgaattactgctgccctgcagaaactatgtcctagacctacaaaacgacatttttttcctctataaatggcataatcataattaaaagaccgctgCTTTTACAGTACATCAAGAGGATTGGAGTCTTCTTATtgtcctttcagcttttcccttcaggggttgtCACAGCTAATCAGCTTCTTCCAGTTAACtctgtcttctgcatcctctacTCAAACACCAGCTACTTTCATGAGATAATTCAATGCATCCTTGAACCTCCTTTTTGGTCTTCCTCTGGATCTCTTTCCTGGTGGCTCAAGACTCAGCATActtctttttgtttagtttattttttagaaagggGACCatgcaatttaaaacaaaacacatgattaaaaattaaacatggttttaaaaaagccagAGTTAGCCAAGAAGGCTATTTTCCATCTGTAGTCCCCTGGCGAGAATGTTAAAAGAACGTTAAAAGACAGTAACAGAAGAcaagtaaacaataaaagagaaaaaacgtACACCTCAGGCTACTAACATCTAGAGAGAACAACAGctgtaaaacacaagaaaagaccTTAcactacatatatatacacacagcTGAAAAGGGACAAGACAGCACCAATACATTCACTGTCTCTTCTCttgacatgtccaaaccatctcagtctgatCTGTCTTTAGTTTGAAAACATCTAAGATGtcctgtccctctgatgtactcattcctgatcctattcACTCCAAGAGAACcccagcatcttcatctctggacTTTAAAAGTACCAGTCAGAACATCTGACTTTGCTGTGTTTTGGTGACTGTCAAAGTCCTTAGCTTATCAATCCAGTTAGTCCTTTGTTACGCCCCATTCAGTCATAATGGTAAAGTAAATaagaaatgtgtaacaaaacacaacaaatgtctccataaaaagtaacaaatttatttacaagaacaaaaaccacCAAACAATAACCAAGTGTGAAGCAAAAacgcttcagggtgaaccaaggccaaaaataacaaacaaaaacccaactaactcaacccaaggagcttacctgcaaaagaaacgaGGAAAACGAGATGTGCCCTCTCAAGGGGCTGATCCTCCCAGTgtttagaaatgtaaaacaggttaaaataaatgtttcaactTATATAATCGATAAAGATTCAGGCACTtagtaaaatcaataaaaagtctgtaaaaacaacttctaagttaaaatattaagatgaataaaacataaaaacaaaaatgactggCTTTGAAGTTGTGAAAGTACCGTTTACATAAAGCTGTAGagacatattttcaaaaaaaattctggGTAGTACAATATTAAGTGTCTCTCGATGCATACTTTGACAGCAACTATTACTGGTTAAAGCTTTCTAGTAAGCTCTTAACATTAATAAAGTATTATTTTGGCATACAACAGCCCACCAGTAAACATTGTTCTCTTGTGAAGaacttttaacccttccgctctccttagcttgtttacattaaaagtggggtcatctggaccccacaagacagtgcgctgaacttttttttattattgatttttgagtttcactagtgtccatggcagacataaaatcctgtccacctttgtccacatttgtcatggaaagaatcacacatcaatatgtggttggagtcatctggaccccaaagaagAGGAAAAGTTAAATGCTAATCCTTTGTTAGCATGCCATTTGCATGCCTTACACAGCAAGTCACAAGGCATCTATGTGGTACTTTATTGAGGTTATTAAAACCGTGTTCCTACTGAGTGGTCTGGTCCAGTCTGGTCTAGTCAGGAGTAGTACGGTCTGGTCCAGTTAGTTCTGACAAGCTGGAAGCCTCAGTTGAAACAAGGCGTAAATGTCAGATATAAGGAGTGGATGATATAAATAGATTACTTTGATGGAGTTTTGTCTCCCTGAGAAAGGAAATCTTCATTCATCACaggtgaagaaaacaaagagctgTAGGCCGGCGGTGCTAGAGAAGGTGGGGAAAATTGTGGCTCCATGGGTGGGGCTGATGGAGGTTGGTCAATAGGTGTGCCAGTGGGTGAGAGGTAAGGTGTAGAAACTGCAGATCCGTAAGGAACAGGCTGCTGTGGCACTGCTCTGCCGTAGCCCTCAGACACTGGAGGCAAAGGAGGGTACATGCCTGGAGGAGCAGCATGAGGCTGTGAGTCACCTGGGTACTCTGGAGGAGGTGCTGAAAATCCCTGACCTGCAGGGTATCCGTAACCGCCTACTTGAGGAGGTACAGGGTAAGGGCCCATAGAGACAGCAGGCTTAGGAAAGTCGCTGTTGCTCGGGCCACCAAAATCACTAGGACCAGTGACGTCACGCTGAAAGCGAGAAACTACGTCGGAATGTAAAATAGTTATGGGAAAGACTATCTTTGGATCGAAAGACAAACTAATGTCCAGGTACacctaaaaagacaaaacacaagtcAATCCATAAATGACTTccttaataaaaacagaatttgaaatttgaaggagaattctttttctttaaaaaaaaaaacaaaatagcaaCAAATTCAAAAAGCGACAGACCTTTAAGGTGTATTCGAGTTTAATTATATCACAGTTCTGGATTGATGGTGCCTGATTGGCAGGAATCTTCATGACACACTTGAGTTCTTTTTCGTCATTTTGCTCAATGGAGTCAAAAACCATCCTACTGATTTCTTCTGTGGAACTCTTGGAAGTTCCTTTGGCGTAGAAAGTGACTGTTTTTTTGAAACTTAACTTGGGTGTCACTTTTTTGGAGGAAGAGTTTTTAACTGATAAAACAAGTTCCATCCTTTCACCTGCAAATGAAAACATGGTTCAAATTATTTTCACTGAACATTCAGCTGACATGCAACACccaagtcaaaataaaagtaggaaaaaaagtAATCACTTTAGtctttttgaatttaaaagctTGTATTATTATTAGAGTATTGCTTACAGTTCTAAAGTAGGAATCACATTATCGATAAGCAGTTTGTTTTACCAACANNNNNNNNNNNNNNNNNNNNNNNNNNNNNNNNNNNNNNNNNNNNNNNNNNNNNNNNNNNNNNNNNNNNNNNNNNNNNNNNNNNNNNNNNNNNNNNNNNNNNNNNNNNNNNNNNNNNNNNNNNNNNNNNNNNNNNNNNNNNNNNNNNNNNNNNNNNNNNNNNNNNNNNNNNNNNNNNNGATATTTATTTACCACCTTTGtgctttattcatgttttactgAGTTTAGAAACATTTTGTGATTTCTAAAACCTACATTGTGAAACAGATGCTAAAATGATAGGGGTTTTACTCCCCTTGTTTTTCATCAGGGACAGACGATAAAtaccataaaagaaaataaattaaaaaataaaaaagtaattgtgatgtagaaaataggTTGGGCTGGCCAGACGTTTCATACTCCAATCTATTCTGATGTTACACTAGTAGACGActacatctggctcaaaactgtatggatTATTGCCATTTCTGTCGCACTGCTAATTTAAGGTTGGGGGTGTAAGGGGCTGTATGATAGCAGCAGCATATTAACAGAGAGCTTTTAATTATGGGTGCTGGGAAGGGGGGATAGGGTTGTTGTGGCAACTGTCCTGCCCACAACATACAGGCAAATtactaatgaactactgccactctgcagaaactaagtcctagaaaattagtttttttataatGGGTAAAAACTGCATAACATTAGGATAGGTCAAAAGATGGCcgaagtgagtctttaaaaaagtgttgtttcgAAGAGGTTGCCACACAATATAAGAATGACATGAAAACATTGTGCTTGCTGGATGTGATGTTTTGAATACCATTGGTGATTGAATATTGGGGAGAAACTTGGATATAAACGGCAACTCCTTCGATGCAGTGACATCCATTCTCCAACTTCTACACAGTTTGGCCTCAATTTTGTAGACTATATTCCCATCGAGCTCCCTGAACGACGATGGCATGCTTCTGTtgcagggaaaagaaaaaaaaaaaaaaagaaaaaaaaaacttataatcAGTTAAGAAAACAATAACAGATTCCTCTTTGGGATGAAGAAAAAGTGACAAGTTTAATCCTTCAAATAAGGTTTATCTTCTCTTATAATTTTTCTTGACTATTAATCACTTgtgtcattaaaacatttttcatcaagaaaaataactggggaaaaaaagggctttttattttttattgcactaCAGTAAGGGATATCCAGTGATCGAAAATTGGGCCCAATTTCATAGTTGGAGACTCGACCAAAATTGAATGTTGTTTCCCAATCACgagtgaatatatatatatatttatttattttttttgctttgatcaACGCAGTGTTTTCAAGCTTGTTGTTTCAAAGGCCCTATGAGAAGGCAGCTTATCATGAACCGATCACAACATTTTACTGTTGTAAAGCACAGCTGAATATGGCAGCAGTTTGAGCAGGAGGCTAACGGCTAacaaaattagctcaaaaactctcttaaccctcgtgctctcttatggggtccagatgaccccacccttagatgttagcccttccatgagaAAGGTGGACAAGGTGGataagacttcatgtctgtcattggacaccaatgaagatagacaatcattggaaaaaaaaaagttcagcgcattgccttctggggtccagatgaccccacttttcatgtaaacaagcctgggagagcggaagggttaataaGCCTATAAAACTGACAGTGTCTCTTGCTTTTTGTCTCaacaaaaatcttattttttatttctttttaattagagTGGCTTTTTCTGTGCTACCCACAGAGAAAAAGCAGTGAGATGGCTGCAGATTTGTACAACTCCTTAGTTAATAGTTGcactatttttacttaattgatgaatctacttcacagaagtgctgTTTAAATGTTAACTGATAAAAGTAGGtgaatggaaatgaaaaaaaatgggaacCAACTTGgatcagtttttcatttttaaaaatattttaccaaaGTATTGGATCGTTACTCTGTATCggtatcaaaataaaatgactcgAAATcggatcaggaaaaaaaaaaattctaatcagGACATTCCTAATTTCAATGTTATTGTACTAGCAGAGAATACAATAACAATCCATCACAATGGATGGGAAAGTGTCAGGTTGtaatcattgactgtagaaaCAATGGACAAAGTGAGGTGGGACttcacccatagaaaaatgccttacctccggctCTAGCGAAATCAGGTCAAAGCCGTcaccagaaatgcaattttgaaacCAGTCAACAGTAATTGGTTCgaatcggtctgagtcacgtttttaggggAACTACAGTAttaatcatgagtgagcttgttcaaagtccacacctctTCCACTGACAGCAGGctcaggagaagctgtcaaaCGTACGAGGAGGGACACCTcgtacttttactgaggcagctgattggtcagtttataacttataataaaggggaaaaaatgttaaaaataggattaggaagatgttaaaaagaaggTATAAGAGCCAGAACTGTTAttcagacaaataaaatgactgagtaataactgcctatttttcaataaaagtctatgggattttggccttcttgaaaccagcaggtactatggagttccatttgtgccaaaaatatgtttttgcgtccactgatgtgtttttgcatccactgacATGTTTTTGGAACATTGTCAATGTCCATTGATTTGTCTTTGGACCATTGTCTATGTCCATTGTCTGTGTCAAATGAACAAGTTTAATGAACATTGTATGTCAATGTATATTGTGCTtagtgatgtttcagcttgttttattttttaaacctttgtattgcgtttgcttttgttgttagctcctgtcgtttcacagagCTTTCAGAAagttccttagcaacagttgctagcatcgtttGCTCCTGTCGTTACACAGTGTCGTCCGACAAGTCCTTGTAATGCGTTTAAATTGTTTCGTCTATATACAGGGGTTTACTGAGGGACAGTTGTtgtaaaaaaactgtcagacCAGTCATGCTCAAACTTGTATCCTTGTTTGATCTCAAAGGACGAAGAAACGCTGTTTTAATAAAGCCGACACTGGCTTTAGCCATGAGGACCGCGGCTGATAGTCCTGCGCATGTGCACACCCAGACATAAATATGGCGGGGGGGCACATATGCGTGATGGCTTCACTTTCTTCACTCTAGCGACTCTTGCCAATTGTTTGAAGTTAGTTTGCCTACTGGTCCAAATAATCTCCTGataacattattattttatccaacaattgtgatttttctttttttaaatatattgtaacaaaattcaaatttaatgaaTAAACGAGGAGCAAACGGGCCAGAAAGAGCATTGGCCCCGAAAGCGCCATCTCATGGACAAAATAAATACCtgacaggtgaaaaaaaaatctgggtgTGCGCATGCGCAGCACTATCAGCCGTGGTCCTCATGGCTAACGCTAGTGTCGGCTTTATTAAAACAGATTATCTTTGTCCTTTCAAACAAGGATACAAGTTTGAGCATGACTGGTCTGACAGGTTGTTTTACAACAACTGTCCCACAGTAAACCCCTGTATTCAGACGAAACAATTTGACCGCAGTACAAGGACTTGTCAGACGACACTGTGTACCGACAGGAGGTAACGACGGTTGCTGAAGACTTGTCAGACGACATTGTAATGACAGGAGCAAACGACGCTAGCACCTGTTGCTACTTTCTAACAGctctgtgaaacgacaggagctaacaataaaagcaaacacaatgcaaggttttaaaaataaagcaagctGAAGCATAGCAAAATATACATTGACAAACAATGTTCATTAAACTTGTTCATTAGACATAGATAATGGACATAGACAACGGTCCAAAGACAAATTAGCTGACAAAGACAATGTTCCAAAAACACatcagtggacgcaaaaacatatttttggcacaaatggaaccccatagaaggtacttcctatttggaatagTATGGAGGAAGAGTTGAGCTCTCCATTGattctacagtcaatggttgtaaTTAGATCTTATGCAGCTGACCAAGAATACAGGGCACAGCAAAATAATACCGCATGTTACcgtagactgtatataaaataattattttttacagtctatgcatGTTACTCACCCTGGTGGAATCTGAAAGCGGAACTTAAATACATGGATCCCCTGAGGCAACGCGGTTtctatgaagaaaaataacatttaacacATCTCATTAGTACACACGAGTTTTGTCTTGCACCCATATGACACCAAAAGCAAGGCTAAAACATCATGTTCCACGTAATGCAGTTTGAGCGCATTGCAAGCCAGCCGTGTGTTTTACTCGCCGTCAGAGTCCTTCGGAGTTACAGACTGCTTCAGCTTGAAATATCTAGTATGAGCGCTGTACTCGTCGTTGCGTTCTTCGCTGGTTTCGCTCCAAAATACGTCCGCGTCTCCCTTCAGTTTCACAAACAGCGACTTAACTTTAGTATCCTTACGCAAAGTCAGCGTTACTATTCCAGTCATAATGTCTCCTTCGGAAAACGTCCCTTCCTCATTCAGGGAGTCGTATTCTATTGTTAAGCTCTTAACCGAAGGCATTGCTGGGCCGAAATAC from Oryzias melastigma strain HK-1 linkage group LG9, ASM292280v2, whole genome shotgun sequence encodes the following:
- the LOC112148565 gene encoding arrestin domain-containing protein 3 (The sequence of the model RefSeq protein was modified relative to this genomic sequence to represent the inferred CDS: added 97 bases not found in genome assembly), with the protein product MPSVKSLTIEYDSLNEEGTFSEGDIMTGIVTLTLRKDTKVKSLFVKLKGDADVFWSETSEERNDEYSAHTRYFKLKQSVTPKDSDETALPQGIHVFKFRFQIPPGSMPSSFRELDGNIVYKIEAKLCRSWRMDVTASKELPFISKFLPNIQSPMSPQSGSKQKELGGFAKGEVDFEAVLNKRAFCAGERMELVLSVKNSSSKKVTPKLSFKKTVTFYAKGTSKSSTEEISRMVFDSIEQNDEKELKCVMKIPANQAPSIQNCDIIKLEYTLKVYLDISLSFDPKIVFPITILHSDVVSRFQRDVTGPSDFGGPSNSDFPKPAVSMGPYPVPPQVGGYGYPAGQGFSAPPPEYPGDSQPHAAPPGMYPPLPPVSEGYGRAVPQQPVPYGSAVSTPYLSPTGTPIDQPPSAPPMEPQFSPPSLAPPAYSSLFSSPVMNEDFLSQGDKTPSK